DNA sequence from the Nicotiana tomentosiformis chromosome 3, ASM39032v3, whole genome shotgun sequence genome:
aattcataaaaagggAGAGATTTATTGATATATTTATTGGATCCATCGGGACTTACGGGGCTCGAACCCGCAGCTTCCGCTTTGACAGGGCATCTGGTGTTCAGGTAATGTAATACACAAAGAGGAAATATATTTATGCATGCGTGTAAATTGCTTACCCCACTGGATTGGATATCTTGgtagttctgttagctctgtgTTTAGACATAGAATGTGAAATGTTTTGGTAGATTATCCATTTCCGTCAATTTAATACATGATTACCATGGTGAAAAAtcttcatttttgttttttaatctTTGTTGGTGCAGTGATTTGGTCACACTTTTGGGTGGTGCTGTAGCTGGAATCCATTCCATGACAGATGGGCACTTTGGCATAAGTGTAGTTGAATACATGGCTGCTGGCGTGATACCAATTGGTTAGTCATGTTATGTGGTTTCTCTCTTGTTCTGTATTTGAGTATATGACTTATTTGGTTGACTTCAAGTTTGTCGGTTTCGTTCAGCACATAATTCAGCTGGCCCAAGGATGGATATTGTGTTACTAGAAGATTCGAAGCAGACTGGGTTCCTTGCCCAGAGCATAGAGGAATATGCTGAAGCCATTATTGAAGTCATTAAGATGCCAGAGAATGAGAGGCTGGAGATAGCTGCTGCTGCGAGGAAGCGAGCCTCCATGTTCTCAGAGCAAAGGTTTTATGAAGATTTTAAGGCTGCTGTGCGACCAATCTTTTGTGATGGTACCAAATGATTACAAAATCTTTGTTTCCATAAATACAAGAGATGAATTTTGTTGCAACATACTTAAACTTTGTCCTATCTTGTCTTTTTCTGGTTTTCCTTTTTCTTATAAATTTTACTTTAGATTGTATTTATACTTTGTCAGTAACTTAGCCTTGAAGTTACTAATTACAGGAAAAAAGTTTGCCTCTGATTTGGCAGTTAGAATAAAAGAGATGGTCCTCCTTTCTTTAGGTTTAGCTAAAGTAGATAGTCATATATACTGGCACAGCGGGGCGTTACAGATGAAGGGAATAATATTTATGGGTCTAATGTCTGTCTGGCGAAAAAAAATTCAATTCTATCTTTAATTCATGTTGAATTTTGTGCAGCTACGTATTTTCTTAGGAGCTGTAAATTTTTCAATCAGTTTTGCTGTGATGTTCATGCATTAAGCATATCCGAGAATTCGTTTtcatttttatttattgttgggAAGGTGGGGAGGAGGGGGATTTATTTATTAAAAGAAAGAATGATAAGTTTTTGGAAGAATTTGGTCTAACATGTTTTTCTTGGACAGTTTCCTTGGCAATAACTGGAGTTACTTGA
Encoded proteins:
- the LOC104121698 gene encoding GDP-Man:Man(3)GlcNAc(2)-PP-Dol alpha-1,2-mannosyltransferase-like isoform X1 is translated as MLSRVRGRSSMYNNDSLIAKSDLVTLLGGAVAGIHSMTDGHFGISVVEYMAAGVIPIAHNSAGPRMDIVLLEDSKQTGFLAQSIEEYAEAIIEVIKMPENERLEIAAAARKRASMFSEQRFYEDFKAAVRPIFCDDGKKIRIPGHRLLSNRLVRCLTNVEAFILRAADLKEVTNLFARFSSSLRVQGAIRYKSPYGRRPVQVAWRCKKKRQSRADSSSPRH
- the LOC104121698 gene encoding GDP-Man:Man(3)GlcNAc(2)-PP-Dol alpha-1,2-mannosyltransferase-like isoform X2, translated to MCDLVTLLGGAVAGIHSMTDGHFGISVVEYMAAGVIPIAHNSAGPRMDIVLLEDSKQTGFLAQSIEEYAEAIIEVIKMPENERLEIAAAARKRASMFSEQRFYEDFKAAVRPIFCDDGKKIRIPGHRLLSNRLVRCLTNVEAFILRAADLKEVTNLFARFSSSLRVQGAIRYKSPYGRRPVQVAWRCKKKRQSRADSSSPRH
- the LOC104121698 gene encoding GDP-Man:Man(3)GlcNAc(2)-PP-Dol alpha-1,2-mannosyltransferase-like isoform X3, which gives rise to MTDGHFGISVVEYMAAGVIPIAHNSAGPRMDIVLLEDSKQTGFLAQSIEEYAEAIIEVIKMPENERLEIAAAARKRASMFSEQRFYEDFKAAVRPIFCDDGKKIRIPGHRLLSNRLVRCLTNVEAFILRAADLKEVTNLFARFSSSLRVQGAIRYKSPYGRRPVQVAWRCKKKRQSRADSSSPRH